From a region of the Hymenobacter jejuensis genome:
- a CDS encoding AAA family ATPase — translation MENDNHSFAPEATSSSEPAENPSATNFTQAASPDAFVPRTDFSRLSASAEAVRRELGKVIVGQQQLVELLLTAILADGHVLLEGVPGVAKTLIAKLLARTLDVPFSRIQFTPDLMPSDVLGTSVFRPNKAEFEFRPGPIFSSIILIDEINRAPAKTQSALFEVMEERHITQDGTTYQMQEPFVVLATQNPVEQEGTYRLPEAQLDRFLFKINVGYPTAQEEVAILQGHHSGFGGIPLDAVQPVLSAAQIAELRQQVRRQHVEPKLLEYIAQLVGQTRAHKALYLGASPRASLALLNGAKALAALRGRDFVTPEDIQFLAPSVLRHRILLTPEREMEGGTPDEVVQLIIQQVEVPR, via the coding sequence ATGGAAAACGATAATCATTCCTTTGCACCGGAAGCTACGTCCTCGTCTGAGCCGGCCGAAAACCCGAGTGCAACTAACTTCACCCAAGCCGCCAGCCCTGATGCTTTCGTACCCCGCACCGACTTCAGCCGGTTAAGCGCCAGTGCGGAGGCCGTGCGGCGCGAATTGGGTAAAGTAATTGTCGGTCAGCAGCAGTTGGTAGAGTTGCTGCTCACGGCTATTCTGGCCGATGGACACGTACTGCTGGAAGGCGTGCCGGGCGTAGCCAAAACTCTCATTGCCAAGCTATTAGCCCGCACGCTGGATGTGCCCTTTAGCCGCATCCAGTTCACCCCCGACCTGATGCCATCGGATGTGCTGGGCACCTCGGTTTTTCGGCCCAACAAAGCCGAATTTGAGTTTCGCCCCGGCCCGATTTTCTCCAGCATCATCTTGATCGACGAAATCAACCGGGCACCGGCCAAGACGCAATCGGCGCTGTTTGAGGTCATGGAAGAGCGCCACATAACGCAGGACGGCACCACGTACCAAATGCAGGAGCCCTTTGTAGTACTGGCTACGCAAAACCCTGTGGAACAAGAAGGTACCTACCGGCTTCCGGAGGCCCAGCTCGACCGTTTCCTCTTCAAAATCAACGTGGGTTACCCGACGGCGCAGGAAGAAGTTGCGATTCTGCAAGGGCATCATTCGGGCTTCGGAGGCATACCGCTGGATGCGGTGCAGCCGGTGCTCTCGGCGGCGCAGATTGCAGAGCTACGCCAGCAGGTGCGGCGCCAGCACGTCGAGCCGAAGCTGCTGGAATATATTGCGCAGCTGGTCGGGCAAACGCGGGCACACAAAGCACTTTATCTGGGCGCTTCGCCGCGGGCCTCGCTGGCCTTGCTCAACGGCGCTAAAGCGCTCGCTGCCCTCCGGGGCCGCGATTTTGTCACCCCCGAAGACATCCAGTTCCTGGCTCCTTCGGTGTTGCGTCACCGCATCCTGCTCACCCCCGAGCGCGAAATGGAAGGCGGCACCCCCGACGAAGTAGTACAATTGATTATTCAACAAGTTGAAGTGCCGCGGTAA
- a CDS encoding DUF4350 domain-containing protein, with protein sequence MTMFRWYLVGLLALFGSYVAVEYYRPKPLDWSPTYLNKDKIPYGTYVLYQVLPEVFGQRVQQVRLPVYNQLGEDSAQTTLRTPKHNYLFINQSFTISKPDTRALLRYVARGNDVFIAAEQFNSHFRDTLGFHTAPFLSRHKQHQARTAADLLTDSVTLRLLNPQLAHAAGSRFRYPVLNVTSRLLLDSLTRGTLLATDEQGRAVLVRIPHGRGNFYLSSVPAAFTNYFVLQPHTEGFAFAALSYLPARPIWWDEYQKQGRPGEQSLLRVLLEHDALRAAYYLGSVGLMLFLLFEAKRRQRIIPILRPLPNTTLLFASTVASLYRQGSNHALIAEKKISLFQEYLRSRFQEPTLDLNDELLRERIAQKAGMPRARIDALVRTINFSLTAPSVSDRDLLLLSKTLNEFRKEAK encoded by the coding sequence ATGACTATGTTTCGCTGGTATCTGGTGGGGTTGTTGGCGCTGTTTGGCAGCTACGTCGCCGTGGAGTATTACCGCCCCAAACCCCTGGATTGGTCGCCGACTTACCTCAACAAAGACAAGATTCCGTATGGCACTTACGTGCTGTACCAGGTGCTGCCCGAGGTGTTTGGCCAGCGAGTTCAGCAAGTGCGGCTGCCCGTCTATAACCAACTTGGCGAAGACTCGGCGCAGACTACCTTACGCACTCCCAAGCACAATTATCTATTTATAAATCAATCATTTACCATAAGCAAACCCGATACCCGAGCCTTGCTGCGCTACGTGGCCCGCGGCAACGACGTTTTCATCGCGGCCGAACAGTTTAACTCGCATTTCCGCGATACGCTAGGGTTTCACACGGCGCCCTTTTTAAGCCGGCACAAGCAGCACCAGGCGCGCACAGCTGCGGATTTGCTTACTGACTCCGTCACCTTGCGGCTGCTCAATCCGCAGCTGGCGCACGCAGCGGGTAGCCGTTTCCGCTACCCGGTTTTAAACGTCACCTCGCGCTTGCTACTCGACAGCCTGACGCGCGGCACACTTCTCGCCACCGACGAGCAAGGCCGCGCCGTGCTGGTGCGGATTCCGCACGGACGCGGCAACTTTTACCTGAGTTCGGTACCCGCCGCGTTCACCAATTATTTTGTGTTGCAGCCTCATACCGAAGGGTTTGCTTTTGCTGCCCTTTCGTATTTGCCGGCCCGGCCCATCTGGTGGGATGAGTACCAGAAACAAGGCCGACCGGGGGAACAGTCGTTGCTGCGGGTGCTGCTGGAACACGATGCCTTGCGAGCGGCGTATTATCTTGGGAGTGTGGGACTTATGCTCTTCCTGCTCTTCGAAGCCAAACGGCGCCAGCGTATCATTCCGATTCTTAGGCCGCTGCCCAATACCACGCTGCTGTTTGCGAGTACCGTGGCCTCGCTGTACCGGCAGGGAAGCAACCACGCACTTATTGCGGAGAAGAAAATCAGCCTGTTTCAAGAGTACCTCCGGTCCCGTTTTCAGGAGCCTACTCTGGATCTGAACGACGAGCTACTGCGCGAACGCATCGCTCAAAAGGCAGGTATGCCGCGCGCCAGAATAGACGCGCTGGTACGCACCATCAACTTTAGCCTGACTGCGCCAAGCGTTTCCGACCGCGATTTGCTACTGCTCAGCAAAACGCTCAATGAGTTTCGAAAAGAGGCAAAATAG
- a CDS encoding DUF4129 domain-containing protein yields MIIRLQSPWHTFQLRLANFLLITQLIITFCVLAPHFGAAQRRGASPDGSINPQHFPADRSATVTLRRPAPGHLHDFRRQRDFQYVEVKSEMSAWDLFWMRFWNKVSEWLNSRSYQGFWRYVFYTLFLGAIAFVILKLFQVDLTGAFGRSPRRAALAYDTESEDIHALDFNALLAEAEASANYRLAVRLGYLQVLKQLTDHHLIEWQPDKTNQAYVQEMASIPLRPAFTEITRQFEYVWYGELALTAEHYAVTRTARLDFLTQLANRRAA; encoded by the coding sequence TTGATTATTCGCTTGCAATCTCCTTGGCATACATTCCAGTTGCGGCTCGCTAATTTTCTGTTAATCACGCAGTTAATTATCACCTTCTGCGTTCTAGCTCCGCACTTTGGCGCGGCCCAGAGGCGCGGAGCTTCTCCCGATGGCTCCATAAATCCGCAGCATTTCCCCGCCGATCGTTCGGCCACTGTTACGCTTCGCCGCCCTGCACCTGGCCACCTCCACGACTTCCGTCGGCAGCGTGATTTTCAGTACGTGGAAGTTAAGAGTGAAATGAGTGCCTGGGACTTGTTTTGGATGCGTTTCTGGAACAAAGTGTCGGAGTGGCTGAACAGCCGCAGCTACCAGGGTTTCTGGCGTTACGTTTTCTACACGCTGTTTTTGGGTGCCATCGCATTTGTGATTCTGAAGCTGTTTCAAGTCGATCTGACGGGCGCTTTCGGGCGCTCGCCGCGCCGCGCCGCCTTGGCTTATGACACCGAATCGGAAGACATTCATGCGCTGGATTTCAACGCCCTACTGGCCGAAGCCGAAGCCAGCGCCAACTACCGGCTGGCTGTGCGCCTGGGTTATTTGCAAGTGCTCAAGCAGCTCACTGACCACCACCTGATCGAGTGGCAGCCCGACAAAACCAACCAAGCCTACGTGCAGGAAATGGCCTCTATCCCACTTCGGCCGGCTTTTACGGAAATTACGCGCCAGTTTGAGTACGTGTGGTACGGTGAGCTGGCCCTCACCGCCGAGCACTACGCTGTTACCCGCACTGCCCGCCTCGATTTTCTGACTCAACTGGCTAACCGCCGCGCCGCCTGA
- a CDS encoding stage II sporulation protein M gives MREAVFLRQNEAKWRRFETEPPAGPDELATRFVELTDDLAFAQTFYPNSPTTQYLNALTGKLHQAIYKNKKEAPGRFKRFWQHELPLVVGRHHRTLGWALVVFLVFTALGALSAAYDDTFVRVVLGDDYVNTTLDNIEKGDPMAVYKGMSEAPMFLFITVNNVRVALMTFALGVSFSLGTAYMLFKNGVMLGSFQYFFYQKGVLLPSLLTIWIHGTLEISAIVLAGGAGFVMGNSLLFPGTYSRAASFRRGARDGVKIAIGLVPIFILAGFLEGFVTRHTEMPAALSVAIIGGSAAFIGWYFILYPRQLRRRFGDGGSV, from the coding sequence ATGCGCGAAGCCGTTTTCCTGCGTCAGAACGAGGCCAAATGGCGGCGTTTTGAAACCGAGCCCCCCGCCGGCCCCGACGAGCTGGCTACGCGTTTCGTGGAGCTGACCGACGACTTGGCGTTCGCCCAAACCTTCTATCCGAACTCGCCGACTACGCAGTATCTCAACGCGCTGACTGGCAAGCTACACCAGGCCATTTATAAAAACAAAAAGGAGGCTCCGGGGCGGTTTAAGCGGTTTTGGCAGCACGAATTGCCTTTGGTAGTAGGCAGGCATCACCGCACACTGGGATGGGCGCTGGTTGTGTTTTTGGTCTTCACGGCCCTTGGCGCTTTGTCGGCAGCTTACGACGACACGTTTGTGCGCGTGGTGCTCGGCGATGATTACGTCAACACAACGCTCGACAACATCGAGAAAGGCGACCCTATGGCCGTGTACAAAGGCATGTCGGAAGCGCCGATGTTCCTGTTTATCACCGTCAACAATGTGCGCGTGGCCCTGATGACGTTTGCACTGGGTGTTTCGTTTTCGCTGGGCACGGCGTACATGCTGTTCAAAAACGGCGTGATGCTGGGCTCCTTCCAGTACTTTTTCTACCAGAAGGGCGTGTTGTTGCCTTCTCTGCTCACCATCTGGATTCACGGTACGCTCGAGATTTCGGCCATTGTGCTGGCCGGCGGCGCGGGCTTTGTGATGGGCAACAGCCTGCTTTTTCCGGGCACTTATTCGCGCGCGGCCTCCTTCCGGCGCGGTGCCCGCGACGGCGTCAAGATTGCCATTGGCTTGGTACCGATTTTCATCTTGGCGGGCTTTCTGGAAGGCTTCGTGACGCGCCACACCGAAATGCCTGCTGCGCTGAGTGTAGCCATCATCGGCGGCTCGGCAGCCTTTATTGGTTGGTATTTTATCCTGTATCCTCGTCAACTCAGGCGCCGGTTCGGCGACGGCGGCTCTGTTTAA